The proteins below come from a single Afipia felis ATCC 53690 genomic window:
- a CDS encoding vitamin B12-dependent ribonucleotide reductase, which translates to MRIQRRYTKADQSPYAEISFRLTTSEIRNPDGSVVFKLDNVEVPEFWSQVASDVLAQKYFRKAGVAAHLKKVEEETVPSWLWRSVPDTAALAALPESERFIGELTAKQVFDRLAGCWTYWGWKGGYFTSEEDAHAFHDELRYMLAQQMVAPNSPQWFNTGLHWAYGIDGPGQGHYYVDWKTGKLTKSKSSYEHPQPHACFIQGVDDDLVNEGGIMDLWVREARLFKYGSGTGSNFSALRGEGEKLSGGGRSSGLMSFLKIGDRAAGAIKSGGTTRRAAKMVVVDADHPDIETYIDWKVREEQKVAALVTGSKINQKHLKAIMKACVNCDGPGDDCYLPEKNPALKREIKLARRALVTDNMIKRVIQFARQGYTDIQFDTYDTDWDSEAYLTVSGQNSNNSVSLKDDFLRAVETDGSWNLIGRTNGKVTKTLRARDLWEKIGYAAWASADPGLHFNTTMNDWHTCKASGDIRASNPCSEYMFLDDTACNLASANLLTFYDAHTRRFDSEAYEHLCRLWTVVLEISVMMAQFPSKAIAELSYEFRTLGLGYANIGGLLMTMGLPYDSKEGRALCGALSAIMTGTAYATSAEMAAELGTFPGYKKNASHMLRVIRNHRRAAHGEAAGYEALAVSPVPLDHASCPQADIVDHAKAVWDRALELGQQNGFRNAQTTVVAPTGTIGLVMDCDTTGIEPDFALVKFKKLAGGGYWKIINRAVPEALRALGYRESEIAEIEAYAVGHGSLSNAPGINASSLKTKGFTDEALAKVEKALPTAFDIKFVFNKWTLGEDFIRDSLHIAPEVMNVPGFDLLGALGFSKRDIEAANVHICGAMTVEGAPHLKDEHYAVFDCANPCGKVGKRYLSVESHIRMMAASQPFISGAISKTINMPNDATVDDCKSAYLLSWKLALKANALYRDGSKLSQPLNSQLIADEDDEDDAIEAFHDKPMAARATQVVEKIVERVVEHVSREREKMPDRRKGYTQKAIVGGHKVYLRTGEYDDGRLGEIFVDMHKEGAALRSFINNFAIAVSLGLQYGVPLDEYVDAFTFTRFEPAGPVQGNDSIKYATSILDYVFRELAVSYLSRYDLAHVDPSETQFDALGKGVSEGKAQSGPSKYLSKGLTRSRSDNLVVMQGGASAAVTAHNDSAPVGGSRVTTMASGAESAAALKTAEPERALSPTEKLEQQNWSKAGSAQAASAAAAPATLSKAERRAEAKARGYEGDMCSECSNFTLVRNGTCMKCDTCGSTTGCS; encoded by the coding sequence ATGCGAATTCAACGCCGCTACACCAAAGCCGATCAGTCACCCTACGCCGAGATTTCCTTCCGGCTGACGACAAGCGAGATTCGCAATCCCGACGGCTCCGTGGTGTTCAAGCTCGATAACGTCGAGGTGCCCGAGTTCTGGTCGCAGGTCGCCTCCGACGTGCTGGCGCAGAAATATTTCCGCAAGGCTGGCGTCGCCGCACACCTGAAGAAGGTCGAAGAAGAGACCGTCCCGTCCTGGCTGTGGCGCTCGGTGCCCGACACCGCCGCGCTAGCCGCCCTGCCCGAGTCCGAACGCTTCATTGGCGAACTGACCGCCAAGCAGGTGTTCGACCGCCTCGCCGGCTGCTGGACCTATTGGGGCTGGAAAGGCGGCTACTTCACCTCCGAGGAAGATGCCCACGCCTTCCACGACGAGCTGCGCTACATGCTCGCCCAGCAGATGGTCGCGCCGAACTCGCCGCAATGGTTCAACACCGGCCTGCACTGGGCCTACGGCATCGATGGTCCGGGCCAGGGCCACTATTACGTCGACTGGAAGACCGGCAAGCTTACCAAGTCGAAATCCTCCTACGAGCATCCGCAGCCGCACGCCTGCTTCATCCAGGGCGTCGACGACGACCTCGTCAACGAGGGCGGCATCATGGACCTGTGGGTCCGCGAAGCGCGCCTGTTCAAGTACGGCTCCGGCACCGGCTCCAACTTCTCGGCGCTGCGCGGCGAAGGCGAAAAGCTGTCCGGCGGCGGCCGCTCCTCGGGCCTGATGAGCTTCCTCAAGATCGGCGACCGCGCGGCGGGCGCGATCAAGTCCGGCGGCACCACGCGCCGCGCGGCGAAGATGGTGGTCGTCGATGCCGATCACCCGGACATCGAGACCTATATCGACTGGAAGGTGCGCGAGGAGCAGAAGGTTGCGGCGCTGGTCACCGGCTCCAAGATCAACCAGAAGCACCTCAAGGCCATCATGAAGGCCTGCGTGAACTGCGACGGCCCCGGCGATGACTGCTACCTGCCGGAGAAGAACCCGGCGCTGAAGCGCGAAATCAAGCTCGCCCGCCGCGCGCTCGTCACCGACAACATGATCAAGCGCGTGATCCAGTTCGCGCGCCAGGGCTACACCGACATCCAGTTCGACACCTACGACACCGACTGGGATTCGGAGGCCTATCTCACCGTCTCCGGCCAGAACTCCAACAACTCCGTCTCGCTGAAGGACGACTTCCTGCGCGCGGTGGAAACCGATGGTTCGTGGAATCTGATCGGCCGCACCAACGGCAAGGTGACGAAGACACTGCGCGCTCGCGACCTTTGGGAGAAGATCGGCTACGCCGCATGGGCCTCCGCCGATCCCGGCCTGCACTTCAACACCACGATGAACGACTGGCACACCTGCAAGGCGTCCGGCGACATCCGCGCGTCGAACCCGTGCTCGGAGTACATGTTCCTCGACGATACGGCGTGCAACCTCGCCTCCGCCAACCTGCTGACGTTCTACGACGCCCACACGCGCCGCTTCGATTCAGAGGCTTACGAGCATCTGTGCCGGCTGTGGACTGTCGTGCTCGAAATCTCGGTGATGATGGCGCAGTTCCCGTCGAAAGCCATTGCTGAACTCTCCTACGAATTCCGCACGCTCGGCCTCGGCTACGCCAACATCGGCGGCCTCTTGATGACCATGGGCCTGCCCTACGACTCCAAGGAAGGCCGCGCGCTGTGCGGCGCCCTCTCCGCGATCATGACCGGCACCGCCTACGCGACCTCCGCCGAAATGGCCGCCGAGCTCGGCACCTTCCCCGGCTACAAGAAGAACGCGAGCCACATGCTGCGCGTGATCCGCAACCATCGCCGCGCAGCGCATGGCGAAGCGGCTGGCTATGAGGCGCTCGCCGTCAGCCCGGTGCCGCTCGACCACGCCTCCTGCCCGCAGGCCGACATCGTCGACCATGCCAAGGCAGTGTGGGACCGCGCGCTCGAACTGGGCCAGCAGAACGGCTTCCGTAACGCCCAGACCACAGTGGTGGCGCCGACCGGCACCATCGGCCTCGTGATGGATTGCGACACCACCGGCATCGAGCCCGATTTCGCGCTGGTGAAGTTCAAGAAGCTCGCCGGCGGCGGCTACTGGAAGATCATCAACCGCGCCGTGCCGGAAGCGCTGCGCGCGCTCGGCTATCGCGAGAGCGAGATCGCCGAGATCGAGGCCTACGCCGTTGGCCACGGCTCACTGTCGAACGCGCCGGGCATCAACGCCTCCTCGCTGAAGACCAAGGGCTTCACCGACGAGGCGCTGGCGAAGGTCGAGAAGGCGCTGCCGACCGCCTTCGACATCAAGTTCGTGTTCAACAAATGGACGCTGGGCGAGGACTTCATCCGCGACAGCCTGCACATCGCCCCCGAAGTGATGAACGTACCGGGCTTCGATCTGCTCGGAGCCCTCGGCTTCTCCAAGCGCGACATCGAAGCCGCGAACGTCCACATCTGCGGTGCGATGACCGTGGAAGGCGCGCCGCACCTCAAGGACGAGCACTACGCGGTGTTCGACTGCGCCAACCCGTGCGGCAAGGTCGGCAAGCGTTATCTGTCGGTCGAGAGCCACATCCGCATGATGGCGGCGTCGCAGCCCTTCATCTCGGGCGCGATCTCCAAGACCATCAACATGCCGAACGACGCGACGGTGGACGACTGCAAGTCGGCCTACCTGCTGTCATGGAAGCTCGCACTGAAGGCCAACGCGCTCTATCGCGACGGCTCGAAGCTCTCCCAGCCGCTGAACTCGCAGCTCATCGCCGACGAAGACGACGAGGACGATGCGATCGAAGCCTTCCACGACAAGCCGATGGCCGCGCGCGCCACGCAGGTGGTCGAGAAGATCGTCGAGCGCGTGGTCGAGCATGTCTCGCGCGAGCGTGAGAAGATGCCGGACCGCCGCAAGGGCTACACCCAGAAGGCCATCGTCGGCGGGCACAAGGTTTATCTGCGCACCGGCGAATATGACGACGGCCGCCTCGGCGAGATCTTCGTCGACATGCACAAGGAAGGCGCGGCGCTGCGCTCCTTCATCAACAACTTCGCCATCGCCGTCTCGCTCGGCCTGCAATACGGCGTGCCGCTGGATGAATATGTCGATGCGTTCACCTTCACCCGCTTCGAGCCCGCAGGGCCGGTGCAGGGCAACGACTCCATCAAGTACGCGACCTCGATCCTGGACTATGTGTTCCGCGAACTCGCGGTGAGCTACCTGTCGCGTTACGACCTCGCCCATGTCGATCCGAGCGAGACGCAGTTCGACGCGCTCGGCAAGGGCGTGAGCGAAGGCAAGGCGCAGAGCGGTCCGAGCAAGTATCTCTCCAAGGGCCTCACCCGCTCCCGCTCCGACAATCTCGTCGTCATGCAGGGTGGCGCGAGCGCGGCCGTCACCGCGCACAACGACTCCGCCCCGGTTGGCGGGTCGCGTGTGACCACGATGGCGTCGGGTGCCGAAAGCGCCGCCGCACTGAAGACGGCGGAGCCGGAACGCGCGCTCTCCCCGACGGAAAAGCTCGAGCAGCAGAACTGGAGCAAGGCAGGCTCGGCACAGGCCGCATCCGCTGCCGCCGCACCGGCCACGCTCTCGAAGGCCGAGCGCCGCGCGGAAGCCAAGGCCCGCGGCTACGAAGGCGACATGTGCTCGGAGTGCTCCAACTTCACGCTGGTGCGGAATGGGACGTGCATGAAGTGTGATACGTGCGGAAGCACGACGGGGTGTTCGTGA
- the oxlT gene encoding oxalate/formate MFS antiporter, translating into MSTSTILENPGARLSANRWWQLIFGIICMASVANLQYGWTLFVLPIQHQWGWSKAEIQVAFSIFILLETWLVPFEGAIVDRIGPRWMVLAGGICTFLAWFINSRASSLGMLYLGGAIAGIAGGAVYGTCVGNALKWFPDKRGLCGGLTAAGFGAGAAITIAPIRAMIESSGYQHTFLVFAIIYGVIIVVLSNFIKAPLATDKFPVAKIKVEQTAESVPPSQALRSPIFWVMYLMFFLVAAGGLMSTAQLAPIAKERGISDAMVVIFGMSAPAIVVALTAHNITNGVGRPLNGWFSDHIGRANMMGISFAIGGLCLAAFGFFGTTPVAFIVTDALVFLFWGDIFSLFAATVGDAFGPKYVTANYGIMYTAKGAASLLVPVGNLLTQETGNWHVVYALGCGMNFVAALLGFFVLKPIIAERLKKPTAALAHDAHAVPAE; encoded by the coding sequence ATGTCAACTTCAACGATACTGGAAAATCCGGGCGCCCGTCTGAGCGCCAACCGCTGGTGGCAGTTGATCTTCGGCATCATCTGCATGGCCAGCGTCGCCAACCTGCAGTACGGCTGGACGCTGTTCGTTCTGCCCATCCAGCATCAATGGGGATGGAGCAAGGCGGAGATTCAGGTCGCATTCTCCATCTTCATCCTGCTCGAAACCTGGCTGGTACCGTTCGAAGGCGCCATTGTCGATCGCATCGGTCCGCGCTGGATGGTGCTCGCAGGCGGTATTTGCACCTTCCTCGCATGGTTCATCAACTCGCGAGCTTCATCGCTCGGGATGCTTTATCTCGGCGGTGCGATTGCAGGCATCGCGGGCGGCGCGGTCTACGGCACCTGCGTCGGCAACGCGCTGAAATGGTTTCCCGACAAACGCGGGTTATGCGGTGGGTTGACGGCGGCCGGCTTCGGCGCCGGTGCGGCGATCACCATCGCGCCGATCCGCGCGATGATCGAGAGCAGCGGTTATCAGCATACGTTTCTGGTGTTTGCGATCATCTACGGCGTCATCATCGTGGTACTCTCGAACTTCATCAAGGCGCCGCTCGCAACCGACAAATTCCCGGTGGCCAAGATCAAGGTTGAGCAGACCGCGGAAAGCGTTCCACCTTCGCAGGCGCTGCGTTCACCGATCTTCTGGGTCATGTATCTGATGTTCTTTCTGGTCGCGGCAGGCGGCCTGATGTCGACGGCGCAACTGGCTCCGATCGCGAAGGAACGCGGCATATCCGATGCGATGGTCGTGATCTTCGGCATGAGTGCGCCTGCGATCGTCGTCGCGCTCACCGCGCATAACATCACCAACGGTGTCGGACGCCCCCTGAATGGCTGGTTCTCGGATCACATCGGCCGCGCGAACATGATGGGCATCTCGTTCGCCATCGGCGGACTGTGTCTCGCCGCGTTCGGGTTCTTCGGCACAACGCCGGTCGCGTTCATCGTCACGGATGCGCTCGTGTTCCTGTTCTGGGGCGACATCTTCAGCTTGTTCGCTGCCACGGTCGGCGATGCCTTCGGGCCGAAATACGTCACGGCCAATTACGGCATCATGTACACCGCCAAAGGCGCGGCCTCGCTGCTGGTGCCGGTCGGCAATCTCCTGACACAGGAGACAGGTAACTGGCACGTCGTCTATGCGCTGGGCTGCGGCATGAACTTCGTCGCGGCGCTGCTTGGCTTCTTCGTGCTGAAACCAATCATCGCCGAGCGCCTGAAAAAACCTACGGCGGCGCTGGCGCATGACGCGCACGCCGTGCCTGCGGAGTGA
- a CDS encoding dicarboxylate/amino acid:cation symporter, giving the protein MQTTFESVAKHGKVPFYRHLYFQVLAAIVAGILLGHFDPGVGAAMKPFGDAFIKLVKMVITPVIFLTVATGIAGVSDLKRVGRVAGKAMIYFLTFSTLALIIGLVISNVVQPGAGMHIDPATLDAKAAAAYAAKAHDASIVGFLMDIIPNTIVGAFAKGDILQVLFFSVLFGVALAMAGERGKPVVDFLQALTNPVFRLVAILMKAAPIGAFGAMAFTIGKYGIGSIANLAFLIGTFYVTSLLFVLVVLGAVARYNGFSILALIRYIKEELLLVLGTSSSEAALPALMTKMERAGCDRSVVGLVIPTGYSFNLDGTNIYMTLAALFIAQATDTHLSFADQILLLLVAMLSSKGAAGITGAGFITLAATLSVVPSVPIAGMALILGIDRFMSECRALTNFVGNAVATIVVARWENELDHAKLAAALAGELPEDEAAYEPELQAA; this is encoded by the coding sequence ATGCAGACCACCTTCGAGTCCGTGGCCAAGCACGGCAAGGTTCCATTCTATCGGCATCTCTATTTTCAGGTCCTGGCGGCGATCGTCGCCGGCATCCTGCTCGGGCACTTCGACCCCGGCGTCGGCGCGGCGATGAAGCCGTTCGGCGATGCCTTCATCAAGCTGGTGAAGATGGTCATCACGCCGGTGATCTTTCTTACGGTCGCAACCGGCATTGCAGGTGTGTCGGACCTCAAGCGCGTCGGTCGCGTCGCTGGCAAGGCGATGATCTACTTCCTGACCTTCTCAACGCTTGCTTTGATTATCGGCCTCGTCATTTCCAATGTCGTGCAGCCGGGCGCAGGCATGCATATCGATCCCGCCACGCTGGATGCCAAGGCGGCAGCCGCCTATGCGGCCAAGGCGCATGACGCCTCGATCGTCGGATTCCTGATGGATATCATTCCGAACACCATCGTCGGCGCGTTCGCCAAGGGCGACATTCTGCAGGTGCTGTTCTTCTCGGTGCTGTTCGGTGTCGCTCTGGCGATGGCCGGTGAGCGCGGCAAGCCTGTTGTGGATTTCCTGCAGGCGTTGACCAATCCGGTGTTCCGCCTCGTCGCGATCCTGATGAAGGCCGCGCCCATCGGCGCGTTCGGCGCAATGGCCTTCACCATCGGCAAATACGGCATTGGCTCGATCGCCAATCTCGCCTTCCTGATTGGCACATTCTACGTCACCTCGCTGCTGTTTGTGCTGGTCGTGCTCGGCGCGGTCGCCCGCTACAACGGCTTCTCGATCCTGGCGCTGATCCGCTACATCAAGGAAGAGCTGCTCCTGGTGCTCGGCACCTCGTCGTCGGAGGCGGCGCTGCCTGCGCTGATGACGAAGATGGAGCGCGCCGGCTGCGACCGTTCCGTTGTCGGTCTCGTCATTCCGACCGGTTATTCCTTCAATCTCGACGGTACCAACATCTACATGACGCTGGCGGCGTTGTTCATCGCGCAGGCGACGGACACGCATCTGAGCTTCGCGGACCAGATCCTGCTGCTGTTGGTTGCGATGCTGAGCTCGAAAGGCGCGGCAGGCATTACCGGCGCAGGCTTCATCACGCTCGCGGCGACGCTGTCGGTCGTGCCATCGGTGCCGATTGCGGGCATGGCGCTGATCCTCGGCATCGACCGCTTCATGTCGGAATGCCGCGCGCTGACGAACTTCGTCGGCAACGCGGTTGCGACTATCGTCGTCGCGCGCTGGGAGAACGAGCTCGACCACGCAAAACTCGCTGCTGCTCTGGCAGGCGAACTGCCGGAGGACGAAGCGGCCTACGAGCCTGAATTGCAGGCGGCATAA
- a CDS encoding sensor histidine kinase: MQPAAQSAPVLTPEQLQKRARRVWIGFAVLALALACATVVVAGLYGRTRELKMLAEQGHTDANLKVALLRAVLESPRALPLLLSEDQRVRDALAIGDTSSVARLNEKLARLVAGTKAAVLYVIGTDGITIASSNYRDSDSFVGNDYSYREYFVHAMKEGTAEFFAMGNISKRPGLYISRIVGTPSAPLGVVVVKMEFDQLEADWHESNRPSYVVDDHSVVLITSIPSWRFLTDGKLTETMFATVRGSLQFDDAPLLPLPINLRQTIDSSTSLVRATLPGQPKAEYLRLTTRVPSTPWRLDYLVPVEATIAGAMREARLLALGVVIPLLALAAFLLWRRHSAQMRIATSEMARIELERRVTERTEDLSRARDRLEIEIADHRTTETKLQIVQQELVQANRLAILGQVAAGVAHEINQPVATIRAYADNARIFLDRDQPTSAADNLGKIASLTERIGSITDELKAFARKGRTAAESVELRDAIDGAVVLLRSRFAGHLEALKYDLPASSLKVSGTRIRLEQVLINLFQNALEALEGRDNPRVEISVASHGDEVAVKISDNGPGIPEAIRRSLFSPFNTSKENGLGLGLVISKDIVSDYGGRIEVDSSEHGTCFTIYLVRAP, encoded by the coding sequence ATGCAGCCGGCAGCACAGTCAGCGCCTGTCCTCACACCCGAGCAGCTTCAGAAGCGCGCGCGTCGCGTCTGGATCGGCTTTGCGGTGCTGGCTCTTGCACTCGCTTGTGCAACTGTCGTGGTTGCAGGACTCTATGGCCGCACGCGCGAACTCAAGATGCTCGCCGAGCAGGGCCATACCGACGCCAATCTGAAAGTGGCGCTGCTGCGCGCCGTGCTGGAGAGCCCCCGTGCCCTCCCGCTGCTTCTCTCCGAGGACCAGCGGGTTCGTGACGCGCTCGCCATCGGCGATACCTCATCCGTCGCCCGCCTCAACGAAAAACTGGCAAGGCTCGTGGCCGGCACGAAGGCCGCAGTGCTTTACGTAATCGGCACCGACGGCATCACCATCGCTTCCAGCAACTACCGCGACTCCGACAGCTTCGTCGGCAATGACTATTCCTACCGCGAATATTTCGTACATGCGATGAAGGAAGGCACTGCCGAATTTTTCGCCATGGGCAACATCAGCAAGCGGCCGGGCCTTTACATTTCCCGCATCGTCGGCACACCAAGCGCACCGCTCGGCGTGGTCGTCGTCAAGATGGAGTTCGACCAACTCGAAGCGGACTGGCACGAAAGCAACCGTCCCTCCTATGTCGTGGACGACCACAGCGTCGTGCTCATCACCAGCATTCCATCGTGGCGTTTTCTGACCGACGGCAAGCTCACCGAAACGATGTTCGCCACCGTGCGGGGCAGTCTTCAGTTCGACGATGCCCCGTTGCTGCCGCTTCCAATCAATCTGAGGCAGACGATCGATTCCAGCACCTCGCTGGTGCGCGCCACACTGCCGGGACAACCCAAAGCCGAATATCTCAGGTTGACGACACGGGTGCCGTCCACCCCCTGGCGCCTGGATTATCTGGTGCCGGTAGAGGCCACCATTGCCGGCGCCATGCGCGAGGCGCGCCTGCTGGCACTCGGCGTCGTGATCCCCCTGCTCGCACTAGCTGCCTTCCTGCTCTGGCGCCGCCACTCGGCGCAGATGCGCATCGCCACGAGCGAGATGGCACGGATCGAACTGGAGCGGCGCGTCACCGAGCGCACAGAGGATCTGAGCCGCGCACGCGACCGGCTCGAAATCGAAATTGCAGATCATCGCACCACAGAGACGAAACTGCAGATCGTCCAGCAGGAGCTTGTGCAGGCTAACCGCCTCGCCATCCTCGGACAGGTCGCTGCGGGCGTTGCTCACGAGATCAATCAGCCTGTCGCGACCATCCGCGCCTATGCCGACAATGCGCGTATTTTTCTCGACCGCGACCAGCCGACGTCGGCCGCGGATAATCTCGGAAAGATCGCGTCGCTGACCGAGCGTATCGGCTCCATCACCGATGAATTGAAGGCCTTCGCCCGCAAGGGACGGACCGCCGCCGAGTCCGTCGAATTGCGCGATGCCATCGACGGCGCCGTGGTGCTGCTGAGAAGCCGCTTTGCGGGCCATCTCGAGGCGTTGAAGTACGACCTTCCGGCCTCCAGCCTCAAAGTGTCCGGCACCCGCATCCGGCTCGAGCAGGTGCTCATCAATCTCTTCCAGAATGCGCTGGAAGCGCTGGAGGGACGCGACAATCCGCGTGTCGAGATTTCCGTTGCATCGCACGGTGACGAGGTTGCCGTGAAAATCTCCGACAATGGCCCCGGCATTCCCGAAGCCATCCGGCGATCACTGTTCTCGCCGTTCAACACATCGAAAGAAAACGGGCTCGGCCTCGGCCTCGTGATCTCCAAGGACATCGTCTCCGACTATGGCGGCCGCATCGAAGTCGACAGCAGCGAGCACGGCACATGCTTCACGATCTATCTGGTGAGGGCTCCATGA
- a CDS encoding sigma-54-dependent transcriptional regulator, whose protein sequence is MTQSAASHDQPSVILLDDDRDLLKATQQTLELAGFQVQAFTAAADALAVLDQQFNGVVVSDIRMPGIDGLQFFQRLQQIDADIPVILVTGHGDIPMAVKAIQDGVYDFVTKPFAAERLVHSVRHAAEKRQLVMENRALRESATEAENGLPLIGQTPAMERLRHTLRQIADTDVDVLVTGETGSGKEVVATLLHRWSRRAAHNFVALNCGALPESVIESELFGHEQGAFTGAQKRRLGRIQHANGGTLFLDEIESMPPSVQVQMLRVLEMREVTPLGTNEVRPVDLRVVAAAKVDLGDPAQRGDFREDLYYRLNVVTLSIPPLRERRGDIPMLFGYFTERAATRFQRTVPVISAPVHRHLRDHHWPGNVRELSHFAERFVLGLDTETQEDTKERSTDDMLPLPERLEQFEASVIREALENHDGDVRRTIEALGIPRKTFYDKLQRHGIVRSTFSKAN, encoded by the coding sequence ATGACGCAGAGCGCAGCATCACACGATCAACCTTCCGTCATCCTGCTGGATGACGACCGCGATCTCCTCAAGGCAACGCAGCAGACGCTGGAGCTTGCCGGCTTCCAGGTGCAGGCATTTACCGCCGCAGCCGATGCGCTTGCCGTGCTCGATCAGCAATTCAACGGCGTCGTCGTGTCGGACATCCGCATGCCGGGCATCGACGGGCTGCAATTCTTTCAGCGCCTGCAACAGATAGATGCCGATATTCCTGTCATCCTCGTCACCGGCCACGGCGACATTCCGATGGCGGTGAAGGCGATCCAGGACGGCGTCTACGACTTTGTCACCAAGCCCTTCGCAGCCGAGCGGTTGGTGCACAGCGTGCGGCATGCCGCGGAGAAACGCCAACTGGTGATGGAGAACCGTGCGCTACGCGAATCCGCCACCGAGGCCGAGAACGGTCTTCCTTTGATCGGCCAGACGCCCGCGATGGAGCGGCTGCGCCATACGCTGCGCCAGATCGCCGATACCGATGTCGATGTTTTGGTGACGGGCGAAACCGGCTCCGGCAAGGAAGTCGTCGCAACGTTACTGCACCGCTGGAGCCGCCGCGCCGCCCACAATTTCGTCGCGCTCAACTGCGGCGCCCTGCCGGAAAGCGTAATCGAAAGCGAACTGTTCGGCCACGAACAAGGTGCCTTCACCGGCGCCCAGAAACGTCGGCTCGGGCGCATCCAGCACGCCAATGGCGGCACGTTATTTCTGGACGAGATCGAGAGCATGCCGCCGTCGGTGCAGGTTCAGATGCTGCGCGTGCTGGAAATGCGCGAGGTCACGCCGCTCGGCACCAATGAGGTTCGGCCCGTCGATCTGCGCGTCGTCGCCGCAGCGAAGGTCGATCTCGGCGATCCCGCCCAACGCGGCGACTTCCGCGAAGATTTGTATTATCGCCTCAACGTCGTGACGCTCTCGATCCCGCCGCTGCGCGAGCGGCGCGGCGATATTCCGATGCTGTTCGGTTACTTCACCGAACGCGCCGCCACGCGCTTCCAGCGGACCGTGCCTGTCATTTCAGCGCCCGTGCATCGCCATCTGCGCGACCATCACTGGCCGGGAAACGTGCGGGAGCTGTCGCACTTCGCCGAGCGCTTCGTGCTCGGCCTCGACACCGAAACGCAGGAAGACACCAAGGAGCGCTCGACCGACGACATGCTGCCCCTGCCCGAACGGCTGGAGCAGTTCGAGGCGTCGGTTATCCGCGAAGCACTCGAAAACCATGACGGCGACGTCCGCCGCACCATCGAGGCGCTCGGCATCCCGCGCAAGACGTTCTACGACAAGCTGCAGCGTCACGGCATCGTACGCAGCACCTTCTCAAAGGCCAATTGA